GTATTATTTTAATGTATTTCATAGCTTTCGGGTATACTGAATGGGAATTGCAACGTATTTGTTCCTTTCTCTGTCTTTTCGATTTGGATATGTGTTTTAACAAAATTACTGTTTCCTGGTTCGGAGGTATTTTTGTAGTTTCCTTCTATAAGAATAGAATAGGGATATAAAGCATTGGTATCATAAATAGATTGGTAGTTGCTATAGAATATAGAAAACCTATCTGCCGTTTTTATATGGGATATTTGAATCTTTTCTATTTTTTTGTTGTTATTATTGATAAGAGTTTCTATTCGATAGTTTTGAAAATTTTGTTTTATAGTATTCCCATCCTCATTATACTGTATAGTATCTGATTTTGTTATATGTATAAAAGGATTTCCTAAAAGAATGGATTGGATAAATGGATACTGAGAATGCAGATGGAATAATTCTTCTATTTTTTTATAAGAGCTTTTGGAATAATTTTTTTGCAATCTATTGAGTATATATACAGAATCTTTGGTAAGGAGTACCCTTGCCGCTTCAAAACCAAATACGGATAAAGATACCCAAATAATACTATCATATTTTATGCGTATTTGAGTTCTCATATTATAATTTTGAGTATTATCTTTATATTGGATACTTCCATTGAGCGTGAGATACTTCTCATCTATGGGTATATAAAGAGATGCTTCATTATTTTTTTTTGTGTAAATGGTGGGAATATGTTTTTTACTACAAGAAATAAATAAGGAGAGAGTAATTATTATTATTATTTTATTATTCATAGTATTTAAAAAGTCAATTAAGATTGGTTTACTTGTTTTTTCTCTAAAGAGTTTCTTAATCCAAAGTCCTTAAGGGGCCTACATATTTTGCTTTCATATTATTGTCTGTTATTTATGAAAAGTTTCTATGTAAACTCTTATTTTATTCTTCATAAAGTGTTTTATGAATTATTTTTTTATCAATAAGGGTTGAGGTGTTTTTCATTTCCTTTGCTTTTTTCCATTCTTCTACCGCAAGGTCTGTTTTTCCTAGTTTAAAAAGGACATCTCCGTAGTGTTCTATAATAGTTCCGCTTATATTTTTTGTGTCTTGGAGAGCTTTTTCTAAAACTACCTTTGCATCAAAATAATTTCCTTTCATATATAATACCCATGCGTAGGTATCTAAATAAGTAGCATTTGTGGGATTGTTTTCTATTACTTTTTTCCCCATAATAATAGCTTTATCTAACTTTTCTTTTCTGAGAGAAAGAAAATAGGCATAATTATTCAACACGTAGTCGTTGTTGGGATTTATTTTTAACACCTCTTCGTATGCGTTATCTGACTTTTCGTGGTTTTGTACGTAATTATATTCATCCCCTAATAAAGCATTAAAATTTTCTAATCCTTGAGGGTCAAACTGCACATATTTTTTACCCATCTCTAAGTAATGTATTGCTTCTGTATGTTGTTTTAGAAAGGAATAAGATGCTCCGTTAAAATAATACAATTCTGCTTGATTAGGAAATAATTCTAATGCTGCCGTTGTGTTTTTTATAGCTTCTGTATGATTGCTTAATTCGGAGTGCAGTATTGTTAATGCTCTCCATACGTTATACTGTGATTCGTCTAATGAGAGAGATTTTTTATAATACACAACAGCCAATTCTTTATTTTTTTCTATCATTTCTATATCTCCCGAGATATTGTAAGCATTGGGATATTCGGGATGTGTATTCCGTATTATTTCTGCAAGTTCTCGGGCATGTTCACCTAATACTT
This DNA window, taken from Chitinophagaceae bacterium, encodes the following:
- a CDS encoding DUF4292 domain-containing protein; this encodes MNNKIIIIITLSLFISCSKKHIPTIYTKKNNEASLYIPIDEKYLTLNGSIQYKDNTQNYNMRTQIRIKYDSIIWVSLSVFGFEAARVLLTKDSVYILNRLQKNYSKSSYKKIEELFHLHSQYPFIQSILLGNPFIHITKSDTIQYNEDGNTIKQNFQNYRIETLINNNNKKIEKIQISHIKTADRFSIFYSNYQSIYDTNALYPYSILIEGNYKNTSEPGNSNFVKTHIQIEKTEKGTNTLQFPFSIPESYEIH